In Drosophila simulans strain w501 chromosome 3R, Prin_Dsim_3.1, whole genome shotgun sequence, a single window of DNA contains:
- the LOC6726756 gene encoding uncharacterized protein LOC6726756, with product MNKAVCLVIAIQALWMVQAETPPYIKQCHRNDPKLVDCFIGAIEHLKPYLANGIPDIQLPSVEPFKMDTLALQLTEGPQGYKITLKNMEAFGASNFKVTSLKLSEGSEPFKAKIVMPKLKIEAKYTSSGVLLILPASGGGDFHANFEGVSADLTGKTSIHASKGANYLHIDALSLVLDVKDVKMSISGAFNNNRILLEATNLFLRENSQVVLEAMQAQLQKKLASEFGKLANQLLKNVPVEQFYVD from the exons ATGAATAAAGCGGTGTGCCTAGTAATCGCGATCCAAGCGCTGTGGATGGTGCAGGCCGAGACCC CACCCTATATCAAACAATGTCATAGGAACGACCCGAAATTGGTGGACTGTTTTATCGGAGCCATTGAACACCTAAAGCCATATTTGGCCAATGGCATTCCTGATATTCAG CTGCCCTCTGTGGAGCCCTTCAAGATGGACACCCTTGCCCTGCAGCTAACAGAGGGTCCCCAGGGGTATAAGATCACGCTGAAGAACATGGAGGCCTTCGGGGCGAGCAACTTCAAGGTGACATCCCTGAAACTGAGCGAAGGAAGCGAGCCCTTCAAGGCGAAGATCGTGATGCCCAAGCTAAAGATTGAGGCTAAATACACGAGCTCCGGGGTCCTCCTGATCCTGCCAGCCTCCGGAGGTGGAGACTTCCATGCCAACTTCGAGGGTGTGAGCGCCGACCTCACAGGAAAGACATCCATTCACGCTTCCAAGGGCGCCAACTACCTCCACATCGATGCTCTCAGCTTGGTTCTGGATGTGAAGGATGTGAAGATGAGCATCTCAGGTGCCTTCAACAACAACCGAATTCTGC TGGAGGCCACCAATCTGTTCCTGCGGGAGAACTCTCAAGTCGTTTTGGAGGCTATGCAGGCTCAATTACAGAAAAAATTGGCTAGCGAGTTCGGCAAACTCGCCAACCAGCTCCTGAAGAACGTTCCTGTAGAGCAATTCTACGTGGACTAG